The Cognaticolwellia beringensis genome segment GTTTACTTTGCACGTCAAACTTCTGCAGCTGAATCATATCTTATTAGATAATTGCAAATCGTACTTATCGTTAGGTTATAAATGTCGCAAGCTATTAGACTGGCAAAGCTTTATATGACTCATAAACAAAACTCAGCTATAGAGTAAATTAATACTCATTAAATCATTAAAATTAAGCAACTTAATCACATTCTAGCTAAAAGCACTTTATTTTCGCTCCTGTTCTCCTCACATTCTTACCGCTAGTTTTATTCGCGGCACTGACGTAGGCTCTACCTGAGTTTCTAACCACAATGCCGCGGTTTTTATCATTATGGTATTCTGGACAGTAACTAAAAGTAGCGTTTTGTCCCCAGCCCAATAAGTGCCCAGTTGACGCATAAGTTAAACCGATACGTGTTTTGCCATATTGAAGTTTATCTCCAACTTTTATTGCTGCCTTATTAGCAACAAGTTGCTCATTCAGCTCTGGCTCATATATTTTATTATTATTAATATCGGTAAACACACTTAATTCTTGGTGCCATAAATTTTTACATTTCCCTTGGTTACTCAATGGGCAGAGTGTGACGCTAGTATTATGGGTTAAGGCACTATTTCTAGTAATTAAAATTAGGCGGTGGAGCGTTGAAATTTCATTGTCTACACGCGTATAAACAATGAAATTATTGAGGCTTGGAACACCAATGGAAATTAAACTAAGCAGAATTGCTAGCGCAACCATTGTTTCGATAATCGTAAATCCATTACACTTTGACATAACAACCAATCCTTTAGTTGAATAAACTTTTCAGAGCTAGGTATAGTCAAAATTATCGTATTTTCCAAATTTAATTAGCTAATTTTCGTATATTGTTGGAATTGCAGAGCGCTTATGTTGAGTTTTCATATAGATAGCAATGATTTTTTCTTCAACTAATTTATCTGTGTTTTTACCTTCCAAAAAATCATCTAATTGATCGTAACTAAGGCCTAACGCGTCTTCATCTTTTTTACTTGGTGCTAATTCTTCTAAATCAGCCGTTGGTGCTTTATTAACCAATTGAGCTGGTGCACCCAGCGCATTGGCGAGCTGCTTAACTTGGCGTTTTGATAAACCAAACAGAGGCGCTAGATCGCAGGCTCCGTCACCCCATTTAGTAAAAAAACCTGTAATGTTTTCTGCAGAGTGATCCGTGCCCAGGACTAATCCACCTAATATGCCGGCAATATGGTATTGCATGACCATACGAGAGCGTGCTTTAACATTACCTTTAGAGAAATCTATTTGCGCGACAGATGCGGTTAACAGATCAGCATTTTGCAAAGCACTGATGGTTTCATTATGAATACCCTCAGTACCGTCGGCGATATTAGTGATTAAACTATGTGTAGGCTTTATAAATTCAAGTGCAAGTTGTGCATCATCTTCATCTGCTTGTATATCAAAAGGGAGTCTTACGGCAATAAACTTATAAGATTGAGGACTTTCGCTATTTAATTCATCAATAGCGAGTTGTGCTAAGCGTCCACAAGTAGAAGAATCAACACCACCACTGATACCTAAAACAAGCGATTTTAGGCCTGATTCTATTAGTTTATTTTTGATGAAATCTATTCGACGCTTAATTTCAAACGCAGCATCAATTTCAGGTAATACCTTCATCTCTTTGATTATTGCCTGGGCGTTCATGCTATTTCCTTTTGGTGATGGGTTATTTTCTATATTCAAGCTGATTAACAGCAGCAGATAGGGCAGTGTAGCAAAGTATATCTTCGATTAGAACTTTTGCACTATAGCTGTACAATCACTAGATATTATGTAGATAATGATAATTATCAACATAATGCTGTAGCGTAAATCAACTTATAGGCTGGAAAGATGAAAAAAATAGAAGCGATAATTAAACCATTTAAAATGGATGATGTACGTGAAGCGCTTGGCGAAATTGGCGTAACGGGTATGACAGTATCTGAAGTGAAAGGTTTTGGGCGCCAAAAAGGGCATACAGAGCTTTATCGTGGCGCTGAATACATGGTAGATTTTTTGCCGAAAGTAAAATTGGAAATTGTCGTGAAAAAAGAAAATGTTGAACGTTGTGTAAACACGATCCTAGAAACAGCACAAACCGGTAAAATTGGCGATGGCAAAATTTTTATAACGGATGTTGAGCGTGTAATACGTATTCGTACCGGCGAAGAAGACGAAGAAGCGATTTAAATACAACATCAGTAAAAAAAATACCAGCGAATGCTGGTATTTATAATATATGTCTTAATAATGTATTTACATTAAATATTCAATCTAGTGCTGAAACCGTTTATTGAGCCACTAACGGATTATTAGGGTAATTTGCTGCTAATACTTGTTTAGCATTAATCTGTAAATCCGTTAAGCCTAACTTTTCGTAGCAGACAATCATAATTTCTAATGCTTCTTCTGTTTCTGGGCTAGGCGAAAAATATTCTACAATATATTTTCCTCTGTTAGCTGAAGAAACATAAGCTTCACGCTTCAAGTAATAACGCGCCACAGATAATTCATATTTTGCTAGGCGTGACTTTATGGCAATCATACGTTGTCGAGCGTCGGCCGCGTATTTACTGTTAGGATACTTCTCTAATACTATTTTTAAATCTTTAAAGGCGTCACGCGCCGCAGTTGGATCACGGTCTGAACGGTCAATCCCTGCTAAGTTCTGAAATAAATTTTCTTGAGTCGCAACATTGATCAACGCTCGCATATAGTAGACATAGTCTATGTTTGTATGTGAAGGGTTGAGTCGTAGAAATCTATCAGTAAGCGCTAATCCTTGGGCTGCATTGCCACTTTTGTAATATGCATAAATTAAATCTAATTGTACTTGATGAGAAATTGGCCCATAAGGAAATCGAGAATCTATCGCCGATAATATTTGGATCGCCTTTTGATATAATCCATTATCAAGTGACGCTCTAGCATCAGCAAATAATGCTTGGGCTGACTTGTCAGGCACCTTTTGAATATCTTTTTCGTTTGTTCCTGAACAGCCTGTTAATGCTAAGACTAGTGCCAGGCACATTATTTTTATTGTCACTTTTTCCATAGACTTCAATATCACTACTTTGTTTTAGTTAAAATAAATATCTTCCTCACCATAATTACTTAATGTAATTGCTTTAGCAAAGAGGTAAAATAAGCACTGGCATTCTAACCTAGCAATCCTGCCTTGCACAGTGCTAATTAATAGAGAGTTTAATGGCTGAGATAATTCAACACCGGGACACGGTTCCCGAATCATGCTTAGGCAAACGTTTCGACCAGACTTTGGCGGAAATGTTCC includes the following:
- a CDS encoding GspH/FimT family pseudopilin, producing MSKCNGFTIIETMVALAILLSLISIGVPSLNNFIVYTRVDNEISTLHRLILITRNSALTHNTSVTLCPLSNQGKCKNLWHQELSVFTDINNNKIYEPELNEQLVANKAAIKVGDKLQYGKTRIGLTYASTGHLLGWGQNATFSYCPEYHNDKNRGIVVRNSGRAYVSAANKTSGKNVRRTGAKIKCF
- the nadE gene encoding ammonia-dependent NAD(+) synthetase, whose translation is MNAQAIIKEMKVLPEIDAAFEIKRRIDFIKNKLIESGLKSLVLGISGGVDSSTCGRLAQLAIDELNSESPQSYKFIAVRLPFDIQADEDDAQLALEFIKPTHSLITNIADGTEGIHNETISALQNADLLTASVAQIDFSKGNVKARSRMVMQYHIAGILGGLVLGTDHSAENITGFFTKWGDGACDLAPLFGLSKRQVKQLANALGAPAQLVNKAPTADLEELAPSKKDEDALGLSYDQLDDFLEGKNTDKLVEEKIIAIYMKTQHKRSAIPTIYEN
- the glnB gene encoding nitrogen regulatory protein P-II — protein: MKKIEAIIKPFKMDDVREALGEIGVTGMTVSEVKGFGRQKGHTELYRGAEYMVDFLPKVKLEIVVKKENVERCVNTILETAQTGKIGDGKIFITDVERVIRIRTGEEDEEAI
- a CDS encoding outer membrane protein assembly factor BamD, which produces MEKVTIKIMCLALVLALTGCSGTNEKDIQKVPDKSAQALFADARASLDNGLYQKAIQILSAIDSRFPYGPISHQVQLDLIYAYYKSGNAAQGLALTDRFLRLNPSHTNIDYVYYMRALINVATQENLFQNLAGIDRSDRDPTAARDAFKDLKIVLEKYPNSKYAADARQRMIAIKSRLAKYELSVARYYLKREAYVSSANRGKYIVEYFSPSPETEEALEIMIVCYEKLGLTDLQINAKQVLAANYPNNPLVAQ